In Ornithinibacter aureus, the genomic stretch TCGAACCGCTCGCGGGCGAGCACCGCACCCTCGCGGCGCACGGCATCCGGATCAACGCGCACCACCCGGTCGACGCGCACCTCGGAGGGTCGCCCCTTGCGGTCCCACGCTCCGGTGCCGATGTCCACCCAGTTCCGCCCAGAGCGCTGGCCGGTCCCGCCGACGTGGTCCTTGCTCGTCAGCTGAAGGGCGAGCAGCCAGGGCCCATCGGTGCCGACGAGCAGCACGGGGCGGTCCTTGCCCTGGGAGTGGTCCTCCTCGTAGGGCACCCACGTCCAGACGATCTCACCGGGGTCGGGCCGGCCGTCGGGGTTGGGGGAGTACCGAGGAGTCAGCGGGCCGCGGTAGTCGCCGGGGTAGCCCAGCCCTGCCTGCGGTGACCGGCCCTCGCGCGAACCCGGCCGCGGGCCCGGCACCGTGCCGGGGACCGTGCCCGGTGTCGAGGGGGTCGAGGTCGAGCCTGCTGAGCGGCGGCTGAGCCAGCGCAGGATCGACGAGGCGGCGCTGCGCAGCAGGGCTTGGGTGCTGTTGGAGGGAGTGGCCACGATGTGAGCCTATTCCGCCCTGAGGAACACGGTTTGGAGCAGGTAAGCCTTACCTAATACCATTCCGGCATCCCGTCCCGTTCCTAGGAGCACCCTCATGATCGCCCGCCGCACACTCACCCTGAGCGCCGCA encodes the following:
- a CDS encoding type II toxin-antitoxin system PemK/MazF family toxin; protein product: MVATPSNSTQALLRSAASSILRWLSRRSAGSTSTPSTPGTVPGTVPGPRPGSREGRSPQAGLGYPGDYRGPLTPRYSPNPDGRPDPGEIVWTWVPYEEDHSQGKDRPVLLVGTDGPWLLALQLTSKDHVGGTGQRSGRNWVDIGTGAWDRKGRPSEVRVDRVVRVDPDAVRREGAVLARERFDDVARAVAGVHR